One segment of Clarias gariepinus isolate MV-2021 ecotype Netherlands chromosome 6, CGAR_prim_01v2, whole genome shotgun sequence DNA contains the following:
- the znfx1 gene encoding NFX1-type zinc finger-containing protein 1, producing MENKNRPQVQEKQDQGRDGRGGRDRCGRRGGVGGGPGGEDRRAGAGRGRSGGDRRGGAGGARDRSDRGGTGGGPGVGHRGAGPGGWTGGGDRRASVGGGDRWGAGQGGGYRTGGERRGPGGGDRSGRQGSERSVSERRRDNRENHRVDASRERNGAEGAQRGERGAGFSQRGRGAHVRARSRDGTPEVRKLGFKALEELLEKDASVVAITLSSNVGLQALLREKTMRQDLIQLLCQVLCKAFQSKNDRRIVLHLAQVVKDSGFFQTVLPYYVAGMMSDHVPARRQQYPQHLDNIINLLSGVLSMFPSSSIRSISMLVTLLKPVINQLRASGIDIRNTIDEDLEKIHGMVEHLQEKARDGTLRSDNYTVLLGNDGTPEGEEDFRNMTIYPTPEEFHQDQKPFLRANITSQSFPSVHVYLDTHFRLLREDFVRPLREGIRELLLSQHDERFCGVPIRKKRFDDIRVYFDTRLVMPFCTPTGTAYRVQFDPRPLEFVRWENSKRLLYGSLVCLSMDNFETFLFATVSDRDPKELQKGQVQLNFSRNSRAQLATIQASHSFMMVETTAYFEAYRYVLEGLQEQEEDELPFKRYIVECNPEVHPPEYLVPLWETYDLACIAAKGHQNSMKPFNPLNDTAWPTEEQVGLDESQLQALKLALTKELAIIQGPPGTGKTHVGLKIAKALLKNRLVWSANSPMLVVCYTNHALDQFLEGIHSFLEEGIVRVGGRSNSVTLKRFSLRELTRSPNFRRDLPGHLRKAYFEIQREMQGAETLLKKQSGYLECSMRGVINEHFLRKYISNEHWDNLHSQLEMGGFANVGKKQSVIMDWLCLGGFLQQPASSEGEANDDGEVGEDEELLEIDEEAALIEAERILEDAEPKRRDGRERKREEETISELAEVMLAMNLHQAEEQPSLKQEKGKAHEQGQGDDEGWEIQRHQKKKIKQMVQRELGKSEAMSEVEELQVWNVWQLNIKDRWRLYRLWVLRYQIDLRGKALQAEQVYQDAAERLAEIRRREDLCVLQHAQVIGMTTTGAAKYRQVLQELKPRLVIVEEAAEVLEAHTITTLSRDCKHLILIGDHQQLRPSATVYELAKNFNLEVSMFERLVKVGFPFVRLNYQHRMRPDIARLLTPHIYSELENHASVFEYENIKGILTNMFFIDHKSHEEEIKDGRSHQNFHEARFVVELCRYLLRQDYQPSQITILTTYTGQLYCLRKLMPSAEFSGVKVHVVDKYQGEENDIVILSLVRSNQEGNVGFLKIPNRVCVALSRAKMGLYCLGNMEMFSKVTLWSNILHTLREKGQVGRFLTLSCQNHPETQTLVSSSKDFSKVPEGGCNKPCEYRLDCGHVCIRMCHPYDADHKKYKCNKDCPKVLCELGHTCPRRCHQKCGKCEVRVEKVVPKCQHKQKMACHQAPETFICREPCQKKLTCGHTCQASCGEPCTVKCKVKISMVLKCGHTQKEPCSSSQDFLNQPACRTRCVTVLNCGHACTGTCHTCHQGRLHKACGHACQRVLPCSHKCHVPCPKSCPPCTLPCQNRCVHSICMRKCGQPCVPCMEPCEWQCPHQKCSKLCHEPCDRPPCLRKCEKLLPCRHPCIGLCGDPCPDKCRICHRDDVIEIFFGNEDEPDACFIQLEDCKHVIESTGMDQYMGMDEDEKADLDQRAIRLKECPRCRTPIRRNVRYGAHINRSLAEIEKVKEQINGLQSDIEYKKNELQLLLKRNVFFKEQLPEEYKMITKRLQESGLTLLDLWQQENLIIFLEKLGKLIKTKKEYMSSLMFDEFSVRIKDCLRFLLDSSQRFSDQQKDDIEREMRRLSYLADLNVRCSRAQYTVLAVQVNAQVLQARQILEDTTPFTENDEDKVKEIFKELENKLPRSGLGINNEERVMIVKAMALSQGHWYKCPNGHVYAIGDCGGAMERSQCPECKATIGGTNHTLTEGNNLASEMDGAQHAAWSDAANLINFNQMDM from the exons atggaaaacaaaaacagaccaCAAGTACAGGAGAAGCAAG ATCAAGGGAGAGATGGCAGAGGTGGTAGAGATAGATGTGGCAGAAGAGGAGGCGTTGGAGGAGGACCAGGAGGAGAAGACAGAAGGGCAGGTGCAGGGCGAGGACGAAGTGGAGGTGACAGGAGAGGGGGTGCAGGAGGTGCACGAGATAGAAGTGACAGAGGAGGCACAGGGGGAGGACCAGGTGTTGGTCACAGGGGagcaggtccaggaggatggaCAGGTGGAGGTGACAGAAGAGCATCAGTAGGTGGAGGTGACAGATGGGGAGCTGGACAAGGTGGAGGTTACAGAACAGGAGGTGAAAGACGTGGACCAGGTGGAGGTGACAGAAGTGGTAGACAAGGTAGTGAGAGGAGTGTAAGTGAGAGGAGAAGGGACAACAGGGAAAATCACAGGGTAGATGCATCAAGGGAAAGAAATGGAGCAGAAGGTGCTCAGAGAGGAGAAAGGGGTGCAGGATTTAGTCAAAGAGGAAGAGGAGCCCATGTCAGAGCAAGAAGTAGAGATGGTACCCCTGAGGTACGTAAGCTTGGGTTCAAAGCACTGGAGGAACTACTTGAGAAAGATGCATCTGTGGTGGCCATTACTCTCTCCTCCAATGTGGGTTTGCAGGCTTTGCTGAGGGAGAAAACTATGCGTCAAGATCTCATACAGCTGCTCTGTCAGGTTCTCTGCAAAGCTTTTCAGTCTAAAAATGATCGCAGAATAGTGCTCCATTTAGCACAAGTGGTGAAGGACTCTGGCTTCTTCCAAACTGTGCTTCCTTACTATGTGGCTGGAATGATGTCTGATCATGTCCCTGCTCGGAGACAGCAGTATCCACAGCACCTGGACAACATTATCAACCTCCTCTCTGGTGTGCTCAGTATGTTTCCTTCCAGTTCTATCCGTTCCATCTCAATGTTGGTTACTCTCTTGAAACCAGTGATCAACCAGCTGCGAGCTTCTGGCATAGACATTCGAAACACGATTGATGAGGATCTGGAGAAGATCCATGGCATGGTGGAACACCTCCAAGAGAAAGCAAGAGATGGAACATTGAGATCGGACAACTACACAGTTCTCCTTGGAAATGATGGTACTCCAGAAGGGGAAGAAGACTTCAGGAATATGACCATCTACCCAACTCCTGAAGAGTTCCACCAGGACCAGAAACCTTTTCTACGGGCCAATATAACATCACAAAGTTTCCCCAGTGTGCATGTCTACCTGGATACACATTTTAGGCTTCTAAGAGAGGACTTTGTGAGGCCATTACGTGAAGGTATTAGGGAGTTGCTTCTAAGCCAGCATGATGAGAGGTTCTGTGGCGTACCAATAAGAAAGAAACGCTTTGATGACATCAGGGTCTATTTTGACACTCGACTCGTCATGCCTTTCTGCACTCCGACAGGCACTGCTTACAGAGTGCAGTTTGACCCACGGCCCCTTGAG TTTGTTCGTTGGGAGAATTCCAAACGGCTGCTGTATGGGTCTCTGGTCTGCTTGTCAATGGACAATTTCGAAACTTTTCTCTTTGCTACGGTATCTGACCGTGACCCCAAAGAACTCCAAAAGGGGCAGGTGCAGTTAAATTTTTCTAGAAACAGCCGAGCTCAACTGGCCACAATCCAGGCCTCCCATTCCTTCATGATGGTTGAGACCACTGCCTACTTTGAGGCTTACCGCTATGTCCTGGAGGGGCTTCAGGAACAAGAAGAGGATGAGCTCCCCTTTAAGAG ATACATTGTGGAATGTAACCCAGAAGTCCATCCACCAGAATACCTTGTACCACTTTGGGAAACTTATGATCTAGCCTGCATTGCAGCAAAGGGTCATCAGAACAGTATGAAACCATTTAACCCGCTTAACGATACTGCCTGGCCAACTGAGGAGCAAGTGGGTCTTGATGAAAGTCAACTCCAAGCACTTAAACTAGCTCTCACCAAGGAGCTGGCTATCATCCAGGGTCCACCAGGCACAG ggaagACACATGTGGGGCTAAAGATTGCCAAGGCTCTGTTAAAGAACCGATTGGTATGGTCGGCTAATTCTCCTATGCTGGTGGTCTGTTACACCAATCATGCCCTAGACCAGTTTTTGGAAG GTATCCACAGTTTTCTGGAGGAGGGGATTGTGAGGGTTGGTGGCCGCAGTAACAGTGTAACCCTCAAGCGTTTCTCTCTGCGGGAGCTGACTAGGTCGCCAAACTTCCGCAGAGACCTGCCAGGACACCTTAGGAAAGCCTATTTTGAG ATCCAAAGGGAGATGCAAGGGGCAGAAACCCTGCTGAAGAAACAGTCAGGTTACCTAGAGTGCAGTATGCGTGGAGTCATTAACGAGCACTTCTTGCGGAAGTACATCTCTAATGAACACTGGGACAATCTGCATAGTCAG cTTGAGATGGGTGGATTTGCAAATGTTGGAAAGAAGCAATCAGTGATTATGGATTGGCTTTGTCTCGGGGGGTTTCTGCAGCAACCTGCCAGCAGTGAAGGAG AGGCAAATGATGACGGGGAGGTAGGAGAGGATGAGGAACTGTTGGAAATTGATGAAGAGGCAGCTCTGATTGAGGCTGAAAGAATCCTGGAGGATGCAGAACCTAAACGCCGAGATGGCCGTGAACgcaagagagaggaggagaccATATCAGAATTGGCTGAGGTCATGCTAGCCATGAACCTACATCAGGCAGAAGAACAACCTTCACTAAAACAGGAAAAAGGGAAGGCACATGAACAGGGACAAGGTGATGATGAAGGGTGGGAG ATACAGCGTCAccagaagaagaagataaagcAGATGGTCCAGAGGGAGTTGGGGAAGAGTGAGGCTATGAGTGAGGTGGAAGAGCTGCAAGTGTGGAATGTATGGCAGCTTAACATAAAAGACAGATGGAGACTTTACCG CCTCTGGGTGTTGCGGTATCAGATTGACCTTCGTGGGAAAGCTCTTCAGGCTGAACAAGTCTATCAGGATGCTGCAGAGCGCCTGGCTGAAATCCGCCGCCGCGAGGATCTGTGTGTGCTTCAACATGCCCAAGTCATTGGCATGACCACCACAGGGGCAGCAAAATACCGACAGGTTTTGCAGGAGCTCAAGCCAAGGCTGGTGATTGTGGAGGAGGCAGCTGAAGTGTTGGAAGCTCATACTATTACCACACTCAGCCGAGACTGCAAGCACCTCATTCTGATTGGAGATCATCAACAG CTTAGGCCTAGTGCCACAGTGTATGAGCTAGCCAAAAATTTCAACCTCGAGGTGTCGATGTTTGAGAGGCTTGTCAAAGTGGGATTTCCTTTTGTCAGACTCAACTACCAG CATCGTATGAGACCGGATATTGCTCGTCTTTTGACTCCTCATATCTACTCAGAGCTGGAAAACCATGCTTCTGTATTTGAGTATGAAAACATCAag GGAATTCTCACGAACATGTTCTTCATTGACCACAAATCCCATGAGGAGGAAATAAAGGATGGACGAAGTCATCAAAACTTTCACGAAGCGCGCTTTGTGGTAGAACTCTGTCGGTACTTGTTGCGTCAGGATTATCAGCCCTCTCAGATCACCATCCTCACCACTTACACTGGGCAACTATATTGTTTACGTAAGCTCATGCCCTCAGCTGAATTTTCAGGGGTCAAAGTTCATGTCGTTGATAAATATCAAGGTGAGGAGAATGATATTGTCATATTGTCTTTGGTACGCAGTAATCAGGAGGGCAATGTAGGGTTTTTAAAAATTCCAAACCGTGTTTGTGTGGCACTTTCTCGGGCTAAGATGGGATTATACTGCCTTGGAAACATGGAAATGTTTAGCAAGGTGACGCTGTGGAGTAATATACTTCACACACTAAGGGAGAAAGGTCAGGTGGGACGCTTTTTGACACTGAGCTGTCAGAATCATCCAGAAACCCAAACCCTGGTGTCATCTTCAAAAGACTTTTCAAAGGTACCTGAGGGTGGGTGCAACAAGCCCTGTGAGTACCGCTTGGACTGTGGCCACGTATGCATTCGCATGTGCCATCCTTATGATGCTGACCACAAGAAATATAAGTGTAATAAGGACTGCCCCAAAGTGCTGTGTGAGCTTGGACACACATGTCCTAGACGTTGCCATCAGAAGTGTGGTAAATGTGAGGTACGTGTAGAGAAGGTTGTACCAAAATGCCAGCACAAGCAGAAAATGGCCTGTCATCAAGCTCCAGAAACATTCATCTGCAGGGAGCCTTGTCAGAAAAAGCTGACATGTGGACACACATGCCAGGCAAGCTGTGGTGAACCATGCACTGTAAAATGCAAAGTAAAAATTTCTATGGTGCTAAAATGTGGACATACTCAAAAAGAACCATGCAGCTCCTCGCAGGACTTTCTAAATCAGCCAGCCTGCAGAACCCGATGTGTCACAGTCCTGAATTGTGGACATGCTTGCACTGGGACTTGCCACACATGCCACCAGGGTCGCCTCCACAAAGCTTGTGGACATGCATGCCAGCGTGTTCTTCCCTGCTCACACAAATGCCATGTGCCATGCCCAAAAAGCTGCCCACCGTGTACCCTCCCTTGTCAAAATCGCTGTGTTCACAGTATCTGCATGAGAAAATGTGGACAGCCCTGTGTCCCTTGCATGGAACCCTGTGAGTGGCAATGTCCTCATCAGAAGTGTAGCAAACTCTGCCATGAACCATGTGACCGTCCACCATGTTTAAGGAAATGTGAAAAGTTATTGCCCTGTCGACATCCTTGTATAGGTCTTTGTGGAGACCCTTGCCCAGATAAGTGTCGCATATGCCATCGTGATGATGTGATTGAGATCTTCTTTGGTAATGAAGATGAGCCAGATGCATGCTTTATACAGCTAGAGGACTGCAAGCATGTCATTGAGTCTACTGGCATGGACCAATACATGGGCATGGATGAGGATGAGAAAGCTGACCTAGATCAGCGAGCTATCCGGCTGAAAGAGTGTCCCAGATGTCGAACCCCCATTCGTAGAAACGTGCGCTATGGTGCCCATATCAACCGCAGCCTGGCAGAAATCGAAAAGGTCAAGGAACAGATCAATGGACTGCAGTCTGACATTGAGTATAAGAAAAATGAACTTCAGTTGCTTTTGAAAAGGAATGTCTTTTTTAAGGAACAACTTCCTGAAGAGTACAAAATGATCACTAAGAGGCTTCAGGAGTCTGGCTTAACCCTTCTAGACCTCTGGCAACAGGAGAACTTGATAATATTCCTGGAAAAACTTGGGAAGCTAATAAAGACTAAAAAAGAATACATGTCCTCATTAATGTTTGATGAATTCTCAGTGCGTATTAAGGACTGCCTCAGATTCCTGCTTGATTCATCCCAGAGATTCTCTGATCAGCAGAAGGATGATATAGAACGTGAAATGAGGAGGCTTTCCTACCTGGCTGATCTCAATGTCCGTTGTAGTAGGGCCCAATACACTGTGCTGGCGGTACAAGTCAATGCACAGGTCTTACAGGCAAGACAGATCCTGGAGGACACAACGCCCTTCACTGAAAATGATGAAGACAAAGTGAAGGAGATTTTTAAAGAGCTGGAAAATAAACTTCCACGCAGTGGCTTGGGTATCAATAATGAAGAAAGAGTGATGATTGTTAAAGCCATGGCTCTCTCACAGGGACACTGGTATAAGTGTCCTAATGGGCATGTATATGCTATTGGAGATTGTGGGGGTGCCATGGAACGAAGCCAGTGTCCTGAATGCAAAGCTACTATTGGTGGAACCAACCATACTCTCACTGAGGGTAATAATCTAGCCAGTGAAATGGATGGAGCACAACATGCTGCTTGGTCAGATGCTGctaatttgattaattttaaccaaatggacatgtaa